A single genomic interval of Flavobacterium sp. N2820 harbors:
- a CDS encoding glycosyltransferase — MNNFPLVSIVIPVYNGSNYLAEAIDSALAQTYSNIEIIVVNDGSNDFGETKKVACSYGNTIRYFEKENGGVSTALNLGIQEMKGDYFSWLSHDDKYFPEKIESQINFLIKNKAKNVLLYSDIEYIDKDSKFISVNKFPHYTPEEFRPAFIVNGLVHGCTLLIPRICFEECGVFNTSLRTTQDYELWFRFSAKFHFIHLPCILVYSRIHDNQDTIKLSDIVFEERDNLHNNFILNIREEEIKLFSKNNISKYYIEFAEKMNALRCVNARQSAINQAFSHLLKNNLLKMFQNLIQLIILILKIKGRKLLYS; from the coding sequence CTTTGGCACAAACTTATTCAAATATTGAAATTATAGTTGTTAATGATGGTTCTAATGATTTTGGTGAAACAAAAAAGGTAGCATGTTCTTATGGAAATACGATTCGATATTTTGAAAAAGAGAATGGAGGGGTGTCTACTGCGTTAAACCTTGGTATACAAGAAATGAAAGGTGATTATTTTTCATGGTTAAGCCATGATGATAAATATTTTCCCGAAAAAATCGAAAGCCAAATAAATTTTCTAATAAAAAATAAGGCCAAAAATGTATTATTATACTCCGATATTGAATATATAGATAAAGATTCAAAGTTTATTTCGGTAAATAAATTTCCTCATTATACTCCTGAAGAATTCAGACCAGCATTTATAGTAAATGGTTTAGTTCATGGCTGCACCTTACTAATTCCTAGGATTTGTTTTGAAGAGTGTGGCGTATTCAATACTTCATTACGGACTACTCAAGATTATGAGCTTTGGTTTAGGTTTTCTGCAAAATTCCATTTCATTCATTTGCCATGTATATTAGTTTATTCTCGGATACATGATAATCAAGATACCATAAAACTGAGTGACATTGTTTTTGAAGAAAGAGATAATTTACATAATAATTTCATTTTAAACATTAGAGAAGAAGAAATCAAACTTTTTTCAAAAAACAATATATCAAAGTATTACATTGAATTTGCGGAAAAAATGAATGCCTTAAGGTGTGTTAATGCGAGACAATCTGCCATAAATCAAGCTTTTTCCCATCTACTAAAGAATAATTTGCTGAAAATGTTTCAAAATTTAATACAGCTTATTATTTTGATTTTAAAAATTAAAGGAAGGAAATTACTTTATTCTTAA